The region TTCTACGAACGCTACATTCTCAGCTACATTATTCATATTCAAGGCTAAAAAATCGCATTTCGCACCTACCCCTTACTAAGTATCTACCACTAAAATAGCTAACTCCTATAGAGTATTATGCTGATAAAAGGTGATAACGTTAACAGATCGTTAATGATAAATATTAATCACATATAATCCGACAAAAGACACTTTATCGACATATTAAACCTAATCTACTCAGTTAAATCAGTTCAATTTACTTAACTATAAAACATTAGAAATATAAACCACTAAATAAACACCTTAGTGGTTGTTGAGTTAATCTTAATATATTGTTAATTTATTTTGCCATGGAGCGGGAAATACAGTGCTGAATAGTGAATTATTCTATTGTGTGTCGCTTATATTAGATAAATCATGGATGGAATTGAATATGATCACAAAGATTAGTCGCTACATTGTCGTAATGTTAAGCATGTTTACCTCTTCGGCTTTTGCCGCCAGTGAACAAGTTGGATTTGATAAAGCTGTGGATCAGTTTTTTAACGAAAACCTCAGCTGGTTCGCAAATACAATTTTCACATCAGTCCCTGTTAATGGGACAAACTTCCCCATCATCGTTGGCTGGTTATTCATCGCCGCTATTATTTTCACATTCTACTTCGGTTTTGTGCAATTCAAACGCTTTGGTTTAGCGGTTAAGATCGTTAAAGGTGACTTCACAGACCCGAACAAAGATGAACCAGGACAGGTTACCCATTTCCAAGCATTAACTACGGCACTGTCTGGTACCGTCGGACTGGGTAATATCGCCGGTGTTGGTGCTGCCCTAGCTATTGGTGGTCCCGGTGCAACTTTCTGGATGATCCTTTGCGGTCTGTTAGGTATGGCGTCTAAGTTTTGTGAATGTACCCTTGGTGTTAAGTATCGTAATCAACTACCCAATGGTGACGTATCAGGTGGTCCAATGTATTACCTGAGCAAAGGCTTAAAAGAACGTGGTTTTACAAATTTAGGTAAATTTCTCGCTGTAGGTTTTGCTATCATGACGATTCTAGGCGCGCTTGGTGGTGGCAACATGTTCCAAGGTAACCAAGCGAATGCGATGATAGTGCAAACTTTAGGTCTACCTGAGGGTTATGGTTGGGTAACGGGTGTTATTCTAGCGTGTATGGTTGCATCTGTTATTATCGGTGGCATGCCATCCATTGCAAAAGTGACTGGTAAGCTTGTTCCTACGATGGCGCTATTATATGTCGGTATGTCAGTTATTGTGCTGATATCTAACGCCTCTATGATTGGTGATGCATTTGGTCAAATCATTGATGGTGCCTTTACCGGTGCCGGTGTTGCAGGTGGTTTTGTTGGTGCATTAATCCAAGGAATGAAGCGTGCGACATTCTCAAATGAGGCCGGTGTAGGTTCTGCTGCGATTGCCCATGCGGCAGTAAAAACCAAAGAACCAATCACTGAAGGTTTGGTTTCTGTACTCGAACCATTTATTGATACTGTTGTTATTTGTACAATGACAGCCTTAGTTATCACAATTTCAGGTATGAATAATGGCGAACTTAGTGGTGTGACACTAACTGCCGCTGCATTTACCGAAACAGCAGATATATTCCAATACGTACTCGCTGTAGCTGTGGTTATGTTTGCTTTTTCTACTATGATTTCATGGTCTTATTATGGACTTAAAGCATGGACTTACCTGTTCGGCGAAGGTAAAACGACAGAGCTTGTATACAAAATTATGTTCTGTTGTTTTGTTGTAGTCGGCGCAAGTGTTAGCTTTGGTGCTGTTATCGACTTCTCTGATGCCGCTATCTTTGCAATGTCTATCTTCAATATTATCGGTTTGTATTTCTTAATGCCGGTGGTGAAAAAAGAGCTACAATCTTTTATTGCTCGCGTTCAATCTGGTGAAATAAAAGATTACAGTAAAGAAGCTGTATTAGTAACTAAGCAGTTAAACGACTAATGTTTACAACTTATCTTTAAAAATATAATTTTAAAGATAAAAAGCCCAGTCAATAATATTGATTGGGCTTTTTTTATTTTCTAAAAACTAATACTTACATGCCAAAAATATCCTTAAAAACTACTAAAACTGAACATGTTTATGCAATCAAATTACGAATTTGATTGTTAAAAATGGGGTTTTGATTGTACAATATGACCTGTAATTTAACGGCATTTATAGAGGTTAATTAGCTTGGAACTTAAAGAATTAAAGGTTTTGTTTGATAATGGCGGTCTTAAAAAGATAACAGTAAGACGAGCCCCTTTAATGAATGGCTATATCCTCATTGCACAAACAACCAATAAAAATGTGCATGTGATGACCTCTCAGCGTGAAGAATCAAACACACCACGGGCATTCAAGACGATTGATTCTGCAGCTGCAAACGCACAAAAGATTGGTTTTAAGAAGATAAGTATCGATTTCACGTAACTACAGTTAATACTGTATATACATACAGCTTTAACTCCTACCCCGTAAAAACGGCACTTTTACGGGGTAAGATTACATATTTAGTGCTAAATAGGCTTTATTCATCGCAATTAATCGTTCTTTTTCAAGGTCTGAAATGAAACTGGCTTCAATAGCATTGAAAGTAAATTGGGCAATTTCAGATTTAGTCATAATATGCGCCTCCCCAACAGCCATAAAGTTGTCAGTCATATAACCACCAAAGTATGCAGGATCATCAGAATTGATCGTGACGCATACACCTTTACGCAAAAGCTCAACAATATTATGTTCGGTCATATGTTTAAACACTTTTAACTTAATGTTAGATAGCGGGCAAACAGTCAGTGGCATTCTTAGTTTAGCTAACTCGCTTACAAAATCATCATCATCTGAACAGCGTACACCATGATCGATTCGGGTTATTTTCAACAGTTCTAAAGCATCGCGAATACTACTCGCAGACCCTTCTTCACCTGCATGAGCGACAGTTAAAAAACCTTCACTCAATGACTTTTCAAATACACGCTCGAACTTACTGGCTGGATTACCATTTTCTGACGAATCTAAACCGACAGCAATAATCTTGTCCTTATGTCCAAGGGCCTGATCTAAAGTAATAAATGCCGACTCTTCATCCAGATGACGTAAAAAACACATGATTAACTGACTGCTAATATCGAGTTCTTTTGCCGCTTTAGTTAATGCTTTATCAATACCATTAACGACGGTATCAAAACTAATGCCACGATCGGTGTGTGTTTGCGGATCGAAGAATACTTCAGTATGCACAACATTATCGTTTTTACAGCGCAGTAAGTAAGCCCAAGTAAGATCAAAAAAGTCTTGTTCGGTGATGAGTACGTTGGCTCCTTGGTAGTAAATATCTAAAAACGACTGGAGGTTATGGAAACTGTATGCGTCTTTCACTTCGGCAAATGAGTTGAATGGGATTTCAATATTATTACGTGCAGCAAGTTCAAACATTAATTCAGGTTCAAGGGTACCTTCGATATGTAAGTGAAGCTCTACTTTTGGCAAAAATTGGATAAATTGTTTCATGATTAAGTTCCTAATAAATGTTATTAAGTACTTCTCTTTAATAAGAAAAAAATGCTACAAAGAGAAAAGTACTGATGTACTAAACTCTTCGTAATCAGGAATTAATGGTTCCTGGTA is a window of Moritella sp. Urea-trap-13 DNA encoding:
- a CDS encoding plasmid replication protein RepB, with the translated sequence MELKELKVLFDNGGLKKITVRRAPLMNGYILIAQTTNKNVHVMTSQREESNTPRAFKTIDSAAANAQKIGFKKISIDFT
- a CDS encoding adenosine deaminase → MKQFIQFLPKVELHLHIEGTLEPELMFELAARNNIEIPFNSFAEVKDAYSFHNLQSFLDIYYQGANVLITEQDFFDLTWAYLLRCKNDNVVHTEVFFDPQTHTDRGISFDTVVNGIDKALTKAAKELDISSQLIMCFLRHLDEESAFITLDQALGHKDKIIAVGLDSSENGNPASKFERVFEKSLSEGFLTVAHAGEEGSASSIRDALELLKITRIDHGVRCSDDDDFVSELAKLRMPLTVCPLSNIKLKVFKHMTEHNIVELLRKGVCVTINSDDPAYFGGYMTDNFMAVGEAHIMTKSEIAQFTFNAIEASFISDLEKERLIAMNKAYLALNM
- a CDS encoding sodium:alanine symporter family protein, producing MITKISRYIVVMLSMFTSSAFAASEQVGFDKAVDQFFNENLSWFANTIFTSVPVNGTNFPIIVGWLFIAAIIFTFYFGFVQFKRFGLAVKIVKGDFTDPNKDEPGQVTHFQALTTALSGTVGLGNIAGVGAALAIGGPGATFWMILCGLLGMASKFCECTLGVKYRNQLPNGDVSGGPMYYLSKGLKERGFTNLGKFLAVGFAIMTILGALGGGNMFQGNQANAMIVQTLGLPEGYGWVTGVILACMVASVIIGGMPSIAKVTGKLVPTMALLYVGMSVIVLISNASMIGDAFGQIIDGAFTGAGVAGGFVGALIQGMKRATFSNEAGVGSAAIAHAAVKTKEPITEGLVSVLEPFIDTVVICTMTALVITISGMNNGELSGVTLTAAAFTETADIFQYVLAVAVVMFAFSTMISWSYYGLKAWTYLFGEGKTTELVYKIMFCCFVVVGASVSFGAVIDFSDAAIFAMSIFNIIGLYFLMPVVKKELQSFIARVQSGEIKDYSKEAVLVTKQLND